The Montipora foliosa isolate CH-2021 chromosome 6, ASM3666993v2, whole genome shotgun sequence genome includes the window aggtttccgttcatgtgtgaattggcttgtaccaggtggcagggaaatggcaatattgttcaacgtaaaggttatttttttctgcgttacaccttacgatcggcacctctacatgaatgatcaatgattcgatcagatatgaatttggttttgaatgtgattgtctcattgggaacgtaaccctagtatcaaatattttaaatagctgcttttaaggtcatttatattcccttttctggtgaaggtctaagttattatactttttagcagtcacaactcaacgatccttgcgttcaagtagttaccaagttatggatttgcaatcaatttgagtttaaaatcaaaatcaaaatccatgttagttaaaataatgtttggaagaacaaaagtgtaggtacagatgtatataggtatctatagattgagcttttttttgctattgttttctggaagcattaaatgtggctaaatgtaatttaggctaagttaaaaTCAAGCCAATGCTGGTCAGCGGTGGTCTGGGAATCAGGCGCATTGAGGTGACATACGGGGTTTCTCGATTCGCACGTGCTGGTCGTTTCTGCTGTGTGAGGtgctgtttgtttcaagcaACAAGCGTTCAGTTGTTCCGCTTTTTTCGTCTTTCCGTCGTCCTCGCCGTTATGACCGCCCGGCAAACCAACAACAGCTTAGCAGCGGCTCTCTCTTCTCTCAGTGCTCCATCAGCGCCGGTCTCCAGTACGAACACACGCGGTACGTCTTCAATTGTGTCTTCGCAGTCCAGCGAGTCTGTTGTTGTTTCCTCGCCACTGGTGAGCATTCCGGCTTCGGCAAATCCACTTCCGACGGCCTCAACTGCTGTTCTTTCACCTGATCTGGTGTCTCTCATTAATCAGGCTGTTCAGTCGGCTGTTCAGGCTTCGCAAAGGCAACCAGGACCAGCGATTGCGGATCCCGTCTCCTGTCCTGGCGCCAGTTCGTCATCTGCATCGTTGGGCGGTTTAGCTTCGACGTTTTTCGCCGCTGGAACGGGCTTTCCGCCTTCCCTTTCAAGCTCGTCGACCTCAGGTAGGCTTTCTCCTCTTGTCGTACCTACTTTTGCATCTACTTTTAACGCTCCGGTCCCGGCAATCGTCTCGTCTTCGGGGCAGGCTTTAAGTGGCGTTTCTGCTCATTTGCCGCCATCCATTGCACCGCTGTCTATTGTGAACTCGTTGGCGGATCAGCCGTTCGTCGTGGGCCCGGGCTACTCTCCCGTTCCTGCCAAGCTCGTTACGCAAATCCGTGGCGGAAAATTCGTTGACTTGTCGGAACTTTTAGCGGCGAATTTGGTCAGCTCAGAGACCGAGCCTCAGTTAATGCTCGATGGGCGTTTGGTTTTATCAGCTCCCCCGAAGAAACCTCGTCGGCGTATCGAGGATATCACCACTTGGACGGAAGCCTTCACGGTGTACTCGCTTGTCCTAACGTCGTTTTTCCCTCATCGTTGGAAAGATTTAACGTTGTACAAGTTGTTAATCTTGCGGATTTCTCGCCAGTTTAGCGGACGGGTTTGGCTTGCTTACGATAAAGCTTTTCGCGAACACGCTGCGGCGACTCGGTTGGCCGATTGGTCGACCATGAACGCACAGCTCTTCACTTTTCACGCCGGTGGTGCTTCTCCTCGCAGCCCCAACCTCGGCACGTCGCCGGATTCCTCTGAACCAGTGGGTTCCAGCTCTTCGAGGATCCCTTGTATGTCCTGGAACAAGGGAAGGTGCACCGCCCCTTATACGATTTGCCGCTATTATCATCGTTGCAGCACGTGTGGCGGCGCCCATCGTTCTGTATCATGCAGTTCTAGACCAGAACGTAAGCAGGAGAGTTCTGTCAGGCGCAGATCTCGGTCTCCGGCATTTAGTGCCTCAGCTGGCCAAAAAGCACGGCGTCAGTAACGATTGGCTCCAAGAAGTTTTCCCCTTCTCAGAACTTTGGAACATGTTGCGCGTACTTCGTTCATTATGTAGTTAGTCATTATGTAGTTAGTCGATTGCTCAGTTAGTAGTTATGTAGTTAGTCGATTGCTCAGTTAGTCGATTGTTCAGTTTTATTAGAATTTTTCACGGTTTTCTTTGCTTGCCCCTGTTGTGCTCTGGGCTTGTTGAATTAAACTTTTCTCACTGTTGCTGTATTGCTGCCCTTActtcaggagggggggggggggggggggtcgttAGCGGGGAATTACCATCTCTCATTCTGTTTCCTTCCAGTCTCCAACCTCTTGCCCCCGGTGTCCGTGGTTAGCCCTCTAAAGCCTGAAGTGTTCGCTGCCAAGTTGTCCCATCATCCGGACCAACATCTTGTCGCCTTTGTCTTGGACGGCCTCAGGAATGGCTTTCGCCTGGGATTTCAGCATTccaagaaattaaaatcagCTAAGTCAAACAAGGCCTCTGCTAATCAACACTCCGAGGTCATTGACCGCTACTTGGCTAACGAGGTCTCCCTTGGGAGGGTTGCAGGACCTTTTTCCTCCCCACCTTTCCCTCATTTGCACGTTAGCAGCTTTGGAGTTATCCCTTAAAAGGGTCAACCAGGCAAGTGGAGGCTCATAGTGGACCTGTCATCCCCTGGTGGGCTAAGTGTTAATGATGGCATTGACCCTGACGAGTTTACCATGCAATACATCACGGTTGATCAGATCATTCGTATGATCTCAAGCTATGGCTTAGGTGCCCTGATTGCTAAATTCGATGTTGAGGCAGCCTACCGCAACATAGCTGTCCATCCATCTGATCGATATCTCTTGGGTATGAGATGGCGGAAGCACTATTATGTTGATTTAGCGTTACCATTTGGCCTCCGCTCTGCTCCTTATATTTTCAATTCTGTGGCGGACATGGTGGAGTGGATTCTCCTACATACACACAATGTTTCTGCGCTGTTACATTATTTAGACGATTTTATTACTGCAGGACCGCCAGATACTAACCAATGTGCTGAGAACTTAGCCACTTCCATAGCTGTTTGCCGTTCCTTAGGACTTCCACTCCACCCGGATAAGTGCATTGGCCCGTCCACGCGTTTAGTTGTTTTGGGCATTGAGTTAGACTCAGTGGCTCAGGTGGCCTGCCTCCCCTCGGACAAGCTCCTTGCTTTACAGGTGCTGCTGCAGTCGTGGCGGAATCGTCGCTGGTGTACTCGGCGCGAACTGGAGTCCCTCATTGGCCACTTACATCATGCCGCCAAGGTCGTGTGGCCCGGTCGTACCTTCCTGCGTCGTATGATCAATCTGCTCCAGTGTTTTCGTAAACGGGACCATCCAATCCGCCTGAATTCTGAATTTCACCTGGATCTTCAGTGGTGGCTTCAGTTTTTGTCCTCTTGGCATGGCGTCTATTTTTGGTTGTTTCCCGGCATGTCGGCCACCCCTGACCTCGAAGTTACATCGGACGCATCCGGTTCCCTTGGCTTTGGTGCTTACTTCAATGGGGAGTGGTTCAGCGGCGCATGGGTTTCTTCTCAAGCCTCTCACTCTATCGCCTATAAAGAGTTGTTCCCGATTATCATTGCCGCTCATGTTTGGGGGCCCCACTTCGCCAGGCGCCATGTTCTGTTTCGCACCGACAATGAGGCCGTGGTTTATATCCTCAACTCTAGAACATCCAGGATTCCCGTGTTAATGCGCTTGCTTCGCCATCTTCTCGCCTCAGCGGCTCGTTTCAATTTCTCCTTTGCCTCTCAGCATGTTCCGGGGGTTCATAATTGCATTGCTGACGCTTTGTCCCGCTTTCATTGGCAGGAGTTCCGGAGGTTAGCACCCCAGGCTCAGTCGCTTCCAGTGTCCATTCCACCTCATCTCCTGGAAGAATTGATTGGCTCTCATTAGAGCGGCAGTGCCAGTTCCTGTTAGCCCATGGTTTGGCTGACTCCACCCGGAGATCTTACGCATCTGGCCAGAGGAAATTTGTCAACTTCTGTGCGCATTTGGGCAAGTTGCATCCCAGTGGCTCCCCGTGCCCCACCGATGAATGGACATTGTGCCTCTTTGCCACTTTTCTGGCGGGATCGGTTCAGCACTCTTCGATTAAAGTTTACCTTTCAGCAGTTCGTGCCCTGCATATCGAAGAAGGCTTCCCAGACCCTCTGGTGAACTGTCTACGTTTGCAGCGAGTTCTTCGTGGGATCAAACGGACCCAAGGTTCCCCTGAGGCTCAGCGCCTTCCTATTACGGATCACATTTTGATGATCATCTTTAGGTCTTTGGATTTATCAATTTTCGACCACTGCATGTTTTGGGCCGCCTGCAACCTAGCATATTTCGGCTTCCTCCGATCTGCTGAATTTACTGTTCCTAATTTGGCTAGTTTCACCCCGGCACTCCACTTAAGTGTCGGTGACATTTCGGTAGACTCTGACGCCAATCCTTCCTGCCTGCGCGTGCGGATTAAAGCCTCCAAGACTGACCCTTTTCGGAAAGGCTGCTTTGTCCACATTGGCCGGGGACGCTTTCCTCTGTGCGCCCTTCAAGCTGTTTTGGCCTATTTGGCTGTGAGAGGGAACTCGGGTGGCcctctctttcttttccaggATGGTCGGCCCCTAACTCGCGCTGTCCTCACTGCTCGTCTCAGAGAAATCCTTGCTGGAGCGGGTGTGTCAGGCAATTTCTCCAGTCACAGTTTTCGCATTGGTGCGGCCACGGTGGCAGCTCGCAACGGCATCCCCGATCACCTTATTCAGGCCTTGGGTCGTTGGTGTAGTTCAGCTTACCAGTCGTACATTCGCACTCCATCCGAGTCATTGGCTTCCCTCTCTTCTCATCTCGCGTCTGGCTCAGTTGGCTCGTGACCCAGGTATACGTGGGAATTCATGCGGATCACAGAAAATCATGCGGATTGCAGGAAATCAAGCGGACCAGTCCTCTTCCGTTTTTTAGGGTCGCTTGTGGCTCGCTTGCGCCTGCCTGCGGTGTCTGGCCAGGACTCCTTTAATCAATCGGGAAGTCCTTGGCAATTTCCTGGTTCAGTTCCTACCTCAGGCAGAACCTTCTTCATGCCTCGCGGCCGGAGGAGCTGTGGCGGACCTTGCTTTAGTGCCTCCTTTTCACCTTGCCTCGGTTAGCAGACTTCTCAGTCTTATTTCATGATCAGCTTCACGGTACTCGGGTAAGTGTCGTCCAGTGTCGTGTCTTGAGCTGGGGGTGGGTGCTTGTGTGAGTTTGGGTGGTGGCGCAGGTTCCACGTCATCCCTGTTCGCGGCCCCTTCGCCTTCCAAGCACCCTTGGGGTGGTCTTTGGGTGGTGGCCGCTCGCAGAGTTGCCGTGGAGGCCTGTGTGCTCTGCTCATGGCCTGTGGCTCAAGCCTCGTTGCTCGCCCCGGAATCGCCGCCCACTTTGGCAGGCACCATCTCCAAGCTCGTCcattggcgatgagtttaaatgtggctaaatgtaatttaggctaagttaaaaTCAAGCCAATGCTGGTCAGCGGTGGTCTGAGAATCAGGCGCATTGAGGTGACATACGGGGTTTCTCGATTCGCACGTGCTGGTCGTTTCTGCTGTGTGAGGtgctgtttgtttcaagcaACAAGCGTTCAGTTGTTCCGCTTTTTTCCCCTTCCCTTCCCTCCCTCATTGGTGGATTCGGTAAGTATAGGGTTGGTAAGTATCTCCACTGACTTGGTCAGTGTGACGGTGCCTGGTGGGTGGTGGCCGCTCGCAGAGTTGCCGTGGAGGCCTGTGTGCTCTGCTCATGGCCTGTGGCTCAAGCCTCGTTGCTCGCCCCGGAATCGCCGCCCACTTTGGCAGGCACCATCTCCAAGCTCGTCcattggcgatgagtttaatgatgtaattttggttttaggggactgttatgtgttgttggatcaaggaaattctgttttgagtcaagtatggttgacagtggatagttgttcctgaaaaggctgaaaggaagctttattgccttggactttttttggttacaccccacatgtttgttcttttcttacacggcaaaatttattaatgtattatgtgatttggtgctgcagctagaaacagtgtcccatgcataaggtctcattggggttgatggcagtaaaataattttggtaaaaaatatgtttagagtttttatcataacttctcatcttggtcctgctggacttcaaacatgctctaccattttgcacaaggaacttgtcaatcaaccgttaccttttggtgtatttgcaatatgatattttggatagcagttgattttttcttatcccttatgtgtagatatcctatgtctgtcacatagttagttttaagcttttatttcctgtagtgtatctttattatagttagcacatgaccccacaagcatgtgttattgctttaataatgattgtgtttgaataaaggatattgttgtcttgtcttgtagataatgcaaaacagcctcagttgtatttgcattatttctgaattttacttttaaagggcaaaccattaaaaagtgtacaaagtttgcaggagttcaggaaaaatattcaaaatattcattgctttgaagttcctgaagcaggtaaatcttgaagagtttatgcaaccatatttggaatatacggcatttctttttgggaatgttcaagtccacagaattcattttctttatgttgagaagtactgtaagaccgttgactccatggggttccccattgacgagtaaaattgtctggtgttagacagagcaaaatactctggctttagacagagtaaaataccaggtatggccggtttaggggtgaaagggttaaagtgcgatcattactttgactttcttcatttgaaccaaaacaaagtgactaatcatcacctccaccattgctatacaacggctttggcttttagaacaaagtatcaaagttgaagctggtagctcaaggagtaaactttgcaaaagagTTAGGTTTAAAATACTTTTctggtatttgagtattattgtagaacaaatttgcataatatcattaaagccattaaatcaatgagaatccaaacatgaggatgcagtttgctgtggaggggttttttgttttttaattaaacaactcttaaaggtaacagaatcttgttttctggatgtaggctaaagaaatctgaccccttaggggaaccagttctaaattgacaaatgactggcattttacaattcataagtaaaagctacttgctcgcttaccaaatttttctacagttccattcatttctCAGAtttatagccttaaatgtactgcagcaactctgccagctgtttggtctcagtatcataagcaatacccccttggggtagttttttcacttcaccaccattgtttaaccctatccagggactaaaacaaggatggaaattgattacagcttaaataaattggaccactttttttacttcttacacttactgcattcaactttaatttattcatcttttgaaatggtaggaatgcttactattatttacagcaattgctaaaaattcattgcatctaatgttgaaatattttttacatatgagtcttaagtatgagtcaatgagtcatgagtcaatgagttagtgtagttaccctaacccataaaatgaaagctaaaattttagagagtgcttaggcctaatcactgaaatgagggcttaggcttgatcaataaattattgctatattgactgtgagtctcattgactcatgactcattgactaattgactcataaatcatgggacctctttacatatggaaaggtaacaggagttatttctgtgaagtcttatccagaaaactgcaacataggattatgtccctttcaaatgtagctttgtatgcttttgctcaatgtctttgaacgattattacggaaatatgaagttatggtttttctaaaagttaaatctaatgcaaggggattaaaattattgaagtagctgtgttgcaaccagagtccgcaaagagaggttagataatttgttgtactggaagtacttagtaggccagcgtgaaatttgtgaaaagttttggagggtggcactgaatcaccttcaacaagttttctaaactttgaaaatacctaattttatatcctcctgctgttttattgctggaagataaaatcaattcctgattaagaatttttgttgtcacactaacccactacaatgtggtgaaagcatattattagctgtagtaatattttgttacagtaaaattctccctgctagtaagctggacttctgaatcaaatattgttgttttggctattcagagttaacctaatctatgtttatttctataatttggaggaaagcaaacaattggcattttgcttctaacaactataacaaaatataattgcaactaaaaggtttccttctagtgtacccattatgaggtgctatgacatggttattattactgctaaattcactttaaaatttatttttgaacgactgaaatacatttcttaatttGCCCCTCGGTCTTAATACATTTTCCTCTATGGACCAtttaaatggcaattttaacaacttaattttgaaaaaaaaatgctaaaatcttaacattttctgttagatgcgggaccccgcggaaacagtgtgtaactatttagttggaagagaaaccatttggaaatttagtggtatcttttttgttccacttttgaaaagataaacgcatgacttgaaatcaagatggtaatccatcagctggtaagctccacaaacgaatttccactcgaacattagcaaccgagactcgcgttgaccttgaaatttttaaagaaatttccctcgtagccctgttggcttaaaagagaatctcgctggcatagaaacgcactatgcagtcaacattcgttcgttttactggcctgaaaaagggtctttttCGTCGACGGAGATCTAATAAAATTGATATAACAAacaccgaatggcagccatgtttgatttgaggtattgaagtcacatgacaaggcctcgaccaatcagacatttttcgccagtgaacaacccggtgtggccaacaaatcacgcatgcgcacaaccatttcacccggtcaattagcagccatggacagctgtttcgtgcttttgggcctcatctgcatggcgtagctaacataccacttaaaggggtgctaaacacccccgcctggtatgttagctacgccatgctgatgaggcccaaaagcacgaaacagctgtccatggctgctaattgaccgggtgaaatggttgtgcgcatgcgtgatgtgttggccacaccgggttggtgttagcgtgtgtcaccttgcttttattgttgtttatcgagacgcattatgcgtcttgtgccccTCTTTATACTATACTGtagtttacctaaatgataGAAATGCTGCCGAAGGGGAATGAGGATGTTCAATTGTGCTTGCAATTTATTGACGgttcgtgcgtggaattgaccgaatgcataaatggcggccaaaaatgtattcttttgtttatgtgctaatgagactcactagcctcgctctcaagcaacatttcttttatattttgtccatgcaaacgaggctagtgaggctaattagcacataaacaaaagaatattttttggccgccatttatgcattcggtctattgaagggagattttaataggtcttgagcagggacggtacaaaacgtggaccctAAATTGGACCTCCTTCTGGACCCCAGTGGAGAGAAGggagaaaacaatagatggttttcatagtgacgtcatcaaattctaagatcaaaatcgcaaggtcttctgaatttttatctaaaggaggTTGAAAATGTTCTAGAAATAAACCTTTCCTGAAGTTTCCAGTCCCGTGACGTCTTTcttttcgaaaatacagcattatTTCCGAATTGTTCCCTTGTGTGACgccatgatacaaagctatttggttgaaagAAATGTCAGTCCCTGTGAATCTCaacagtttgagcctttcaagtacattaagaaatgtgttcatacacatgtattttatctcatgagcgaaaagtaagcactttcatcgcaaagtgaactccagatcTTTTCGTTGACCACATGGAGTCTCCATACAAAActttgcgtgaaacgcttcgacctGAGAATTTGAGAGgaggttaaaagatttgtttcctacaacaagATCGTTGATCgattcgaatttatttttttgttgcgtgacagtgaatctatagtttgaggatacgagaaGCAAAATTGTAACAAGATCATAGCGCGCATCTTAGttcctccattcgcgcataaccacaatttcTTACACCTTTGTTCTTACTGTAACCGcaatcccttgcgtttcgaagaaaatgtgttcttctcccgactagagagctgcctcgttcgttcgcttcaggctcactcactgcggcagcaattaacagacgcagaaaaaaagtttagccaagttcgtcccagacgaattatgcgtcgcTGGTATAAAACGGCCAATGAGTCACACTCCTCGTGACATTTCCTTTTGACCAATAAGAATCAAAACTAATTCTTACACATTGGTTTATGTGCATGCTCTCGTTCAGTTGCTGTGACAGGCTAAAGCCTGGTTCACACGTACGACGCAAATGCAAACGCAAatgcaaaagcaaatgcaaactcaaatgcaaacgcaaacgcaaacgcaaacgcaaacgcaaatGCAAACGCAAATGCAAATGTAAACACAAacgcaaatgcaaatgcaaatgcaaatgcaaacgcAAACTCAAACGTAAATGTGAACGCAAATGCAAACGAACTTCACAAGTCCAATGCACACGCAAGAGAAGTAAGACACGCAGGCGCAGTTCAAGTCCTTTTTCCAAGGTGGTGGACGAGAATGAACCTGTGTCTTTTTTTACCTTGCGTTTGCGCTTCCGTTTGCATTTCTCCGGTTAACACGTGTGAAATGCAAACGCTAGCGCAAATGCAAACagaagaaaatggaaaattttccattttcttgcgtCTGCGCTTACATTTGCGCTAACGTAGTTCACAAGTGTATTTCCTTGCGTTTGCATCTGAATTTGCGTCGTACGTGTGAACCAGGCTTCAAGTTATTGGTTGGAATGAAGGGGATAGTTTCTGTAgaagctgtggtgctgcgtcggtggggaagtagtatacaaaaatgtggttttatcaacagagttgataatgtaaattgaccaccgtacagagattctaaaagctgacgtttcgagcgttagcccttcgtcagagcgaatcaactccgttgataaaaccaaattaaagTTATTGGTTCCATCTCACGAAGAGGAGTCTCCAGCTCCACCACTTATTCTGTAAGTCAACCCTTTCCAGAGTAGATTTATTTTAaggaacaggtttttttcccgcgaaaagtatcatatttcccttgacgctgagatagctctgttttgattagCTTTTACAACAGGTGCGTGCTGGATCCCCcaaagggaggcgttctataaataaatctacccGGTAGGATGCTGAggcttcaaagaaaaataacaaaaataacatttattaCCAAGCCTACCTGGCCTGGCTGACCTTTGCGAGCTGAATCTACACTTGATAACACGTTGCTGTCCACAAATACACTAGGGATGCTTGGACCAAAGAAGATCTTGGTGTTCGACGCGATAGCGTTGAATTTCATTTGTTCCAAGTACTCTGGCGTCAATTTTAGCTACAACAAAAAGGAACTGTGATAAATCAAAAGTGCGAAATACATGTTGAAATAAAGGCTGATAAAGGCCAAAAATTAGCAGTTCTTTGGTCAGATAAAGAGGACTGTTTTCCTTTAGAAAAACTGAGGCTCTACTGGAAGGACAAGTACCTACTGAAGGTGGTATCCAAGAGGCAAGCAGCGCTGCAGATAGGACACTTGCATTGGCAGAGGATTTGAATACACCATAAGTgaggttcaatttccaccctggtcagactttttgtctgtccttgtgtgggcccatttccattagtaaggctaacgctcacatggttcatatggggtaagaaactagcacttcacattacactctaatcagttaagtctgttcaaatataagtgctacacggccaacgtttgcaaaaacgtaatccttccgtGAGAAAAATAAACACTGGAGGGCAACCTGTATAGAGAGACCATGTATCCTTCCAGTCGTCAAGAGTACACGTCTATGAAACCATTCCTTCATTCATGTTGAAAAAAGGATTTAAATGTCCTTCCCAAGGACATTTGCAGAAATAGTTGCTGCTCAACCTCTCGATCGGTTGCACGACTTGTATCCAGTAAAACTATACCTTGTTTGCCTCTGCAAGTTTCATGGCAGTGTAGTATTCTGC containing:
- the LOC138007885 gene encoding uncharacterized protein; translation: MQYITVDQIIRMISSYGLGALIAKFDVEAAYRNIAVHPSDRYLLGMRWRKHYYVDLALPFGLRSAPYIFNSVADMVEWILLHTHNVSALLHYLDDFITAGPPDTNQCAENLATSIAVCRSLGLPLHPDKCIGPSTRLVVLGIELDSVAQVACLPSDKLLALQVLLQSWRNRRWCTRRELESLIGHLHHAAKVVWPGRTFLRRMINLLQCFRKRDHPIRLNSEFHLDLQWWLQFLSSWHGVYFWLFPGMSATPDLEVTSDASGSLGFGAYFNGEWFSGAWVSSQASHSIAYKELFPIIIAAHVWGPHFARRHVSTPGSVASSVHSTSSPGRIDWLSLERQCQFLLAHGLADSTRRSYASGQRKFVNFCAHLGKLHPSGSPCPTDEWTLCLFATFLAGSVQHSSIKVYLSAVRALHIEEGFPDPLVNCLRLQRVLRGIKRTQGSPEAQRLPITDHILMIIFRSLDLSIFDHCMFWAACNLAYFGFLRSAEFTVPNLASFTPALHLSVGDISVDSDANPSCLRVRIKASKTDPFRKGCFVHIGRGRFPLCALQAVLAYLAVRGNSGGPLFLFQDGRPLTRAVLTARLREILAGAGVSGNFSSHSFRIGAATVAARNGIPDHLIQALGRWCSSAYQSYIRTPSESLASLSSHLASGSVGS